In Pedobacter sp. WC2423, the following are encoded in one genomic region:
- a CDS encoding Dps family protein → MKTNIGIKPENLAEVAHSLSKILADEFLLSTKTRNAHWNVEGPDFYNKHKFFEAQYIQLEEIVDEVAERIRTLGHYAPATLKQYLELTHLSEESREKNDSQGYIKTLLEDHESILIHLRANINGYANALKDLGTSDYITGLMEKHETMAWMLRAHLS, encoded by the coding sequence ATGAAGACTAACATTGGAATCAAACCCGAAAATCTGGCAGAAGTTGCCCATTCGCTGAGTAAAATTCTTGCAGATGAATTTTTGCTGTCCACCAAAACACGTAATGCACACTGGAATGTAGAGGGGCCTGATTTTTATAATAAGCATAAGTTTTTTGAAGCGCAATATATACAGCTTGAAGAGATCGTTGATGAGGTGGCTGAGCGTATCCGCACCCTTGGCCATTATGCCCCGGCTACTTTAAAACAGTATCTGGAGTTAACTCATTTGTCAGAAGAAAGCAGGGAGAAAAATGATAGTCAAGGTTATATAAAAACTCTTCTGGAAGATCATGAGAGTATTCTTATTCATTTAAGAGCGAACATCAATGGCTATGCAAATGCTTTAAAAGATCTTGGAACCAGTGACTATATCACTGGTTTAATGGAAAAACATGAGACTATGGCCTGGATGTTAAGGGCGCACTTATCTTAA
- a CDS encoding YoaK family protein: protein MEQKQNIWFVTLILTAIAGYCDTITFVAADKIFSAHVTGNFIVFAYQLVKGSDNDAWIKLMTFPVFIISVMIAGRIADKVVNKHYLLFFEGLILIAAGFLAYLLGYIQNQEITWPMYLVVMMVVFAMGFQNAYGKLFAKDTFGPTTMMTGNVTQISLDLKGLIISRFSNVDYLENFKRGAITIGGFLAGCILGAYIGKLFGLAGILVPGIAMVICYLYTKSSAKETQSQIG from the coding sequence ATGGAACAAAAACAGAACATCTGGTTCGTTACCCTGATATTAACTGCAATAGCGGGTTATTGTGATACTATTACCTTCGTTGCAGCAGACAAGATTTTTTCTGCGCATGTTACAGGAAACTTTATTGTTTTCGCCTATCAGCTCGTCAAAGGATCGGATAATGATGCCTGGATCAAGTTGATGACCTTTCCTGTTTTCATAATATCGGTCATGATCGCAGGAAGGATAGCTGATAAAGTTGTCAACAAGCATTATCTTTTATTCTTTGAGGGGCTCATATTAATAGCAGCAGGTTTCCTGGCCTATCTTCTTGGTTATATCCAGAATCAGGAAATTACCTGGCCAATGTACCTGGTGGTCATGATGGTTGTTTTTGCTATGGGCTTTCAAAATGCCTACGGTAAACTCTTCGCTAAAGACACCTTTGGACCAACGACCATGATGACTGGAAATGTTACGCAAATATCACTTGATCTTAAGGGATTGATCATCAGCAGGTTCAGTAATGTTGATTATCTGGAGAATTTCAAAAGAGGAGCCATCACAATCGGTGGTTTTCTTGCCGGATGTATTCTTGGTGCTTATATCGGCAAACTTTTTGGATTGGCCGGGATTTTAGTACCTGGTATTGCCATGGTCATCTGCTATTTATACACTAAATCTTCTGCTAAAGAGACTCAATCACAAATAGGGTAG